From the genome of Edaphobacter dinghuensis, one region includes:
- the gcvT gene encoding glycine cleavage system aminomethyltransferase GcvT: MAETSSELRKTALNASHRAAKAKMVDFGGWDMPVEYSGLIAEHMAVRTAVGLFDVSHMGDIQLRGPGSLAAVQQLCMNDASKLADGQAQYSAMLYPNGTFVDDVVVHKLSGNDYLIVINAGTREKDVQWVRQTIGRMPGVHINDFSDYYTQLAIQGPRAAETLQKLTSTDLSTIKNYWFTWGQVCGLHNVMIARTGYTGEDGFEIYVPSDAPTSERVWNEVLAAGAEFGILPCGLGARNTLRLESAMALYGHEISDTINVLEAGLGRYAKLDKPEFVGREALLEVQAGGGPKRKLVGLEMIERGIGRDGYPIFSLDGVKIGEITSGSPAPFLKKNIALAYVPVEFTAVDTEVAVEIRGQKVKAKVVSTPFYKRPRK; encoded by the coding sequence ATGGCTGAGACATCGAGTGAGCTACGCAAGACCGCGCTGAATGCGTCACATCGCGCCGCCAAGGCCAAGATGGTCGACTTTGGCGGATGGGACATGCCGGTGGAGTATTCGGGCCTGATCGCCGAGCATATGGCAGTTCGGACTGCTGTAGGGCTGTTCGATGTCTCTCACATGGGTGATATTCAGTTGCGCGGGCCGGGATCGCTGGCCGCTGTACAGCAGCTTTGCATGAACGATGCCTCGAAGCTGGCGGATGGGCAGGCACAGTACTCGGCGATGCTGTATCCAAATGGAACGTTCGTCGATGATGTGGTCGTGCATAAACTCTCGGGCAATGATTATCTGATCGTGATCAATGCCGGAACGCGCGAGAAGGATGTTCAATGGGTTCGACAGACAATTGGACGTATGCCCGGCGTTCACATCAATGACTTCAGCGACTACTACACGCAGCTTGCGATACAGGGGCCGCGCGCGGCAGAGACTCTGCAAAAGCTGACCTCGACCGACCTGAGCACGATTAAAAATTACTGGTTTACGTGGGGACAGGTCTGCGGGCTGCATAACGTGATGATTGCGCGGACCGGCTACACCGGCGAGGACGGATTCGAGATCTATGTTCCATCAGACGCGCCGACCAGCGAGCGGGTCTGGAATGAGGTGCTTGCGGCTGGAGCTGAGTTCGGCATTCTGCCTTGCGGTCTGGGGGCTCGGAATACGCTGCGACTGGAGTCGGCCATGGCACTGTATGGGCATGAGATCTCAGACACGATCAATGTGTTGGAAGCGGGATTGGGGCGCTATGCAAAGCTGGACAAGCCGGAGTTCGTCGGCCGCGAAGCTCTGCTGGAGGTTCAGGCTGGCGGTGGACCCAAGCGCAAGCTAGTTGGGCTGGAAATGATTGAGCGTGGTATTGGACGGGACGGCTATCCGATATTTTCTTTGGATGGCGTTAAAATTGGCGAAATTACCAGCGGATCACCTGCGCCATTTCTAAAGAAAAATATTGCGCTGGCTTATGTGCCTGTGGAATTTACAGCCGTCGACACGGAGGTCGCGGTTGAGATTCGCGGCCAGAAGGTAAAGGCAAAGGTAGTATCTACACCTTTTTACAAACGGCCCAGAAAATAA
- a CDS encoding muconolactone Delta-isomerase family protein — translation MQFLVLTRRKTELFPAEAWTAELLASESQRVRELYAAGIVRNIWRRKDMPGAAILFEAASQDEVQAAVASLPLAMQGMLEMAALTELEPYPGFGPR, via the coding sequence TTGCAATTTCTCGTTTTGACCCGACGTAAGACGGAGCTATTTCCTGCTGAGGCTTGGACTGCGGAACTTCTGGCGAGTGAGTCCCAGCGCGTGCGTGAGCTCTATGCTGCCGGAATAGTTCGCAATATCTGGCGACGAAAGGATATGCCAGGCGCTGCGATTCTGTTTGAGGCAGCAAGCCAGGACGAAGTACAAGCCGCCGTTGCCAGCCTGCCCCTGGCCATGCAGGGCATGCTGGAGATGGCCGCTCTGACCGAACTGGAGCCTTATCCGGGATTTGGGCCTCGTTGA
- the gcvH gene encoding glycine cleavage system protein GcvH: MSYPANYKYTKEHEWIEVDGAKGTVGITDYAQSSLGDIVFVDLPKVGDTVEAGKIFGSVESVKAVSDLYAPASGTVTAVNEELANAPEKINADANKTWMLRLDLTDGASADGLLSATDYEKFISEETGH, translated from the coding sequence ATGTCCTATCCTGCAAATTACAAGTACACCAAGGAACATGAGTGGATTGAAGTTGACGGCGCAAAGGGCACCGTCGGCATAACCGATTATGCGCAAAGCTCACTGGGCGATATCGTCTTCGTCGATCTGCCCAAAGTAGGCGACACGGTTGAGGCGGGCAAGATCTTTGGCTCGGTGGAATCGGTAAAGGCAGTTTCAGACCTGTATGCTCCGGCGTCGGGCACCGTGACTGCGGTGAACGAAGAGCTGGCAAACGCTCCTGAGAAGATTAACGCCGACGCGAACAAAACCTGGATGTTGCGGCTGGATCTGACGGATGGAGCGTCGGCAGATGGCCTTCTGTCGGCTACTGACTATGAGAAGTTCATCAGCGAAGAGACCGGACACTAA